One genomic segment of Hordeum vulgare subsp. vulgare chromosome 2H, MorexV3_pseudomolecules_assembly, whole genome shotgun sequence includes these proteins:
- the LOC123426418 gene encoding cupincin-like, producing MQGSMTALRYTTRATKIIVVVEAGNDGNYFEMACPHLSSSGRSERREHEQEREREHGEKREQEQGGQEEEQGHGGEQEKSRGYRQVSAEIKVGSVIVLPAGHPATFVSGNEGNLALLSFGVGANNDEEVFVTGGNSALKQLDEAAKALAFPQQVR from the exons ATGCAGGGCTCGATGACGGCACTGAGATACACCACCCGCGCGACCAAGATCATCGTCGTCGTGGAGGCCGGGAACGACGGCAACTACTTTGAGATGGCGTGCCCACACCTCTCTAGCTCCGGCCGTTCTGAGCGCCGGGAGCACGAGCAAGAGCGGGAGCGCGAGCACGG CGAGAAGCGCGAGCAGGAGCAGGGAggacaggaggaggagcagggccaCGGCGGCGAGCAGGAGAAATCGAGGGGCTACAGGCAGGTGAGCGCCGAGATCAAGGTGGGCTCGGTGATCGTGCTCCCGGCTGGTCACCCGGCGACGTTCGTGTCCGGGAACGAGGGGAACCTCGCCCTGCTGTCCTTCGGCGTGGGCGCCAACAACGACGAGGAGGTCTTCGTGACCGGCGGGAACAGCGCGCTGAAGCAGCTGGACGAGGCGGCCAAGGCGCTGGCATTCCCCCAGCAGGTGAGGTAG